The Candidatus Nanopelagicus abundans genome includes a region encoding these proteins:
- the rpsT gene encoding 30S ribosomal protein S20, with translation MANIKSQIKRIRTNNKAQDRNKAYRSALRTAIRKFRDAVTSGDAAKIKSEFTDASRSLDMAVSKGVIHANNAANKKSAMAKLANKAGIR, from the coding sequence GTGGCAAATATTAAGTCCCAGATCAAACGTATTCGCACCAATAACAAGGCGCAGGATCGTAACAAGGCATATCGCTCAGCACTGCGTACTGCGATTCGTAAATTCCGTGATGCTGTTACATCTGGTGATGCTGCGAAAATAAAGAGTGAATTTACCGATGCTTCTCGTTCATTAGATATGGCTGTATCAAAAGGTGTAATTCATGCAAACAACGCAGCAAACAAAAAGTCAGCGATGGCCAAGTTGGCCAACAAAGCTGGCATTCGTTAA
- the holA gene encoding DNA polymerase III subunit delta: MGLVLVQGAEALLADRAISKIIASNPGAQVITLSADEIESGVITDNLAPSLFSDARVVVIKEIQDLASDCSDEVGDYLENQDENLTLILWHKGGVKGKALVDKIKKAKAEVIVFEVIKKDSEKSDFIRSEFKRLERKVSTEAVSALIDSLGSDLQELSAACSQLASDVTFSKIIDEDDVRAYQQGRVESTGFDVADAALDGKTAIALINLRNALATGTDPVLIVSALASSLRTLAKVSGQSSSSKSFELASILALPPWQIDKARRQLSGWNEIGLTKAVIAIANADADIKGAASDPIYALERAIMTVCSARSGR; this comes from the coding sequence GTGGGGTTAGTTTTAGTTCAGGGCGCAGAGGCTTTGTTAGCTGATAGAGCTATTTCAAAAATTATTGCTTCAAATCCTGGTGCCCAAGTAATAACTTTATCGGCCGATGAAATTGAAAGTGGCGTTATTACAGATAATCTGGCTCCATCATTATTTTCTGATGCGAGGGTTGTAGTAATTAAGGAAATACAAGATTTAGCATCTGATTGCAGTGATGAAGTTGGTGATTATTTAGAAAATCAGGATGAGAATTTGACCTTAATACTTTGGCATAAGGGTGGTGTTAAAGGGAAAGCACTAGTAGATAAGATTAAAAAAGCAAAAGCAGAAGTTATTGTTTTTGAAGTGATAAAAAAAGATAGTGAAAAGTCTGACTTTATTCGCTCAGAATTTAAAAGATTAGAAAGAAAAGTTAGCACTGAAGCTGTATCAGCATTAATAGATTCATTAGGAAGTGATCTTCAAGAGTTAAGTGCAGCCTGCTCACAGCTAGCCTCTGATGTTACATTTAGCAAAATCATTGATGAGGATGATGTCAGGGCGTATCAGCAAGGAAGAGTTGAAAGTACGGGATTTGATGTTGCCGATGCCGCACTCGATGGTAAGACGGCAATAGCACTAATTAATTTACGTAATGCCCTTGCAACTGGTACTGATCCAGTTTTAATTGTTAGCGCATTAGCTTCATCACTTAGGACGTTAGCAAAAGTCTCTGGACAATCAAGTAGCAGTAAGTCTTTTGAATTAGCATCCATACTTGCGCTACCACCATGGCAGATAGATAAAGCTCGTCGCCAGTTATCTGGGTGGAATGAGATTGGTTTAACCAAGGCAGTTATCGCAATCGCTAATGCAGATGCTGATATCAAAGGGGCAGCCTCAGATCCCATTTATGCCTTAGAGCGGGCAATAATGACGGTTTGTTCTGCAAGGAGTGGCAGATAA